A window from Candidatus Nitrospira neomarina encodes these proteins:
- a CDS encoding sigma-54-dependent transcriptional regulator, whose product MKKKILIVDDHPDIVLMLTDRLEALGYDTISAGNGQEALEKYEQDFPHLMLLDLEMPQMAGMEVLQQLAKMSVKKNGETDSQTFGGGECLPLPVVVMTAHGTISKAVEAMKAGAYDFLTKPIELDHLAIVLKKVLTREALGRQIAALRTEVESRYSQIVGNSSQVHSMVELAKRAAEADATVLLLGESGTGKELFARSIHQWSDRRDMPFSIINCVALTETLLENELFGHEKGAFTGADSLQKGKIEAADGGTVFLDEIGDMPLGLQAKLLRVLQDHEFPRVGGTRLVRVNIRVIAATNKDLKRAVKERTFREDLYFRLNVVNLLLPPLRDRPEDIIPLAEHFLARHMREMKKRKRSFSKSAIKTMRCYAWPGNIRELDNAIARAVVLGVEEEISPDLLGLGGGRDEIDEIDNLPYHESLDRFGTRILEQAMRRSNWSQTKASELLGLQRTYLSRLLKQKGIQQGTESS is encoded by the coding sequence ATGAAAAAGAAAATTCTTATCGTCGATGATCATCCCGACATTGTCCTCATGCTGACAGACCGTTTAGAGGCCCTGGGTTATGACACGATTTCCGCTGGAAATGGGCAAGAAGCGTTGGAGAAATATGAGCAGGACTTTCCTCACCTCATGTTGTTGGATTTAGAAATGCCACAGATGGCCGGCATGGAAGTGTTGCAACAATTAGCCAAAATGAGTGTGAAAAAAAATGGAGAGACTGATTCACAGACATTTGGCGGAGGAGAGTGCCTCCCGCTGCCTGTGGTGGTCATGACGGCTCATGGCACAATTTCCAAAGCCGTTGAAGCCATGAAAGCCGGAGCGTATGACTTTCTCACGAAGCCTATTGAGCTGGACCATCTGGCCATTGTCCTCAAAAAGGTTCTCACGCGGGAAGCATTAGGACGGCAGATTGCCGCGTTACGCACGGAGGTGGAAAGCCGGTATAGCCAAATCGTGGGGAATAGTTCCCAGGTGCATTCAATGGTGGAGTTGGCGAAGCGGGCTGCCGAAGCTGATGCCACCGTGTTGCTGCTGGGAGAAAGCGGGACGGGGAAGGAGTTGTTTGCCCGGTCAATTCACCAATGGAGCGACCGGCGGGATATGCCGTTCAGTATCATCAATTGCGTGGCTCTCACGGAAACCCTCTTGGAAAACGAACTCTTTGGGCATGAAAAGGGGGCGTTTACCGGTGCAGACTCTCTCCAGAAAGGGAAAATCGAAGCCGCGGATGGGGGAACCGTTTTCCTGGATGAAATTGGGGATATGCCGCTTGGGCTTCAGGCTAAATTACTCCGGGTGCTTCAGGATCATGAGTTTCCCCGGGTGGGTGGGACGCGATTGGTCCGCGTCAACATTCGGGTGATTGCGGCCACCAACAAGGATCTGAAGCGAGCGGTTAAAGAGAGGACCTTTCGGGAAGACCTGTATTTCCGGCTGAATGTCGTGAACTTGTTATTGCCACCATTGCGGGATCGTCCCGAGGATATCATTCCTCTTGCCGAACATTTTTTAGCCCGCCACATGCGGGAAATGAAAAAACGGAAGCGGAGTTTTTCCAAGTCTGCCATTAAGACGATGCGATGCTACGCATGGCCCGGTAATATTCGGGAACTGGACAATGCGATTGCTCGAGCAGTGGTGTTGGGAGTAGAGGAAGAAATTTCTCCAGATCTCTTGGGCTTGGGGGGAGGAAGAGACGAAATCGATGAGATCGACAACCTCCCCTATCATGAATCCCTGGACCGATTCGGTACCCGCATTCTGGAGCAGGCCATGCGTCGAAGCAACTGGAGCCAAACCAAAGCTTCAGAACTCCTTGGACTTCAACGCACTTACCTCTCCCGCCTCCTCAAACAAAAAGGCATTCAGCAGGGGACTGAGAGTTCCTGA
- a CDS encoding TIGR02710 family CRISPR-associated CARF protein: MSAHIPTKALLLAIQADPSSAIAIVRHLNPDMVCFFLHESHKQVVESQIPPALSRMPQRWDWIFTPSPESFSACQKALAHGLGPLLTTWNVMPGELVIDITSATVGMASAMVLTGFPFSTKVLSFPGHPFPSADQAVEAITKLLSQSEASANPWDEEAPHLRHETCYHFNHGSYDAAVKGFHTLEHRISGGLKPFYRALADVAQGYGLWDQLLYRPAWEKLKGGIKALELASVWGGPPGMDRLIHLLKANLSFLERIVLDSKDIKPAVALDLLAWAKRRGDRGRDLEVATHVLLRALEGFAQSRLYTQYHLKSWDVNLEQLPEDLRETCRRQYLNEIDGKYRLPLQAQFQALAALGDPMGQRFVTDWSKMKSLFDAADHALLGYGFEPIKPERHHQLYDLVIKLSGVAPTDLPEFPTMNV; this comes from the coding sequence GTGAGTGCCCATATCCCCACCAAAGCACTCCTACTCGCCATTCAAGCCGACCCTTCGTCCGCCATCGCCATTGTGCGGCACTTGAATCCTGACATGGTATGTTTTTTTCTGCATGAGTCCCATAAACAGGTGGTGGAATCTCAGATCCCTCCGGCCTTGTCACGCATGCCACAGCGTTGGGACTGGATCTTCACCCCTTCCCCTGAAAGTTTTTCTGCATGCCAGAAAGCCCTGGCCCATGGACTTGGCCCCTTGTTAACGACCTGGAACGTGATGCCCGGGGAACTGGTGATTGATATTACCAGCGCGACCGTTGGCATGGCCTCCGCCATGGTGCTGACAGGATTTCCCTTTTCCACCAAAGTGTTGTCGTTTCCCGGCCACCCTTTTCCATCTGCTGACCAGGCCGTCGAAGCGATCACCAAATTGTTGTCGCAATCTGAAGCCTCTGCCAATCCTTGGGACGAAGAAGCGCCGCATCTACGACACGAGACTTGTTACCATTTCAATCATGGTTCTTATGATGCGGCCGTTAAAGGGTTTCACACGTTGGAACATCGAATCAGCGGCGGGCTGAAACCCTTTTATCGTGCCCTAGCCGATGTGGCGCAGGGCTATGGCCTGTGGGATCAACTCCTGTATCGTCCGGCCTGGGAAAAATTAAAAGGCGGAATCAAAGCCTTGGAACTGGCCTCTGTGTGGGGCGGACCGCCGGGCATGGATCGCCTCATTCACCTCCTCAAAGCAAACCTCTCGTTCCTTGAACGAATTGTGCTGGATTCGAAAGATATTAAGCCTGCCGTGGCTCTCGACTTATTGGCATGGGCAAAACGCCGTGGAGATCGCGGGCGTGATCTGGAAGTTGCCACTCACGTCCTCCTTCGAGCCTTGGAAGGCTTTGCTCAATCCCGTTTGTATACCCAGTATCACTTGAAAAGTTGGGATGTGAACCTCGAGCAACTCCCTGAGGACCTGCGAGAAACCTGTCGCAGGCAATATCTGAATGAAATTGACGGGAAATACCGCCTTCCTTTACAGGCGCAATTTCAGGCGTTGGCTGCCCTTGGAGATCCCATGGGGCAACGCTTTGTCACGGATTGGTCTAAAATGAAATCCTTATTTGATGCCGCCGATCATGCCCTACTGGGTTACGGATTTGAACCCATTAAACCCGAACGCCACCACCAGCTCTATGACCTGGTGATAAAATTAAGTGGCGTGGCTCCCACCGACCTTCCAGAATTTCCAACCATGAATGTGTAG
- a CDS encoding sensor histidine kinase — protein MSDFRPQLPQPSSLLRTDPTPMPRGFLSLRAKFSLFVSLVIVLACSSLSGYLIQQEAEVMKGALLKTGTILVKTLNKVSVNRLIIQDTHYLETMLDGALSAPEVIYAIARDQHGHVLVGKSKGKLVDTTKLTRDETRPIFPDDSLTEGLLRPAPQNPKNEPLVTVLHTSPHNEGLLPDRSAERKGAEKFRIGSETIYDLALPVYRQERRLSTIDLLASETLQDSRRVSTKPSPIIGIIQIGITTTHMQQSLNQTVWHIGLLTVGIILVGILLTILLANRIVTPLQHLAVASRKIAEGDLSVTVTTDTQDEVGQLTTSIDRMARALQQREEAISHYVHTITKQVTQLSTLHQTGIVITSTLDVQKLFSTVLKLLRKNLGFQRMILVLQNPGGTKARVSDVSGVPLEFEKRIRHLEFPISPGSIDETLLLHGRPVLAYDLEEIAHQMSPLILPICRQMEVISFVCAPLLSHQRVLGYLGADRGHQRCTQEDLDLLLTIASHVAVAIDNAQTYEEVEKLAQTLEERVKERTQDLQSANERLQELDRLKSSFVSIVSHELRTPMTSIKGLVENMLDGLVGELNDRQSFYLERMKYNIERLTRMINDLLDLSRIEAGRMDLHRSPVNMGSLAREVVETLQSIAQERSLILEAHISDPIGFIQGDRDKLVQIFTNLINNALKFTEPPGTVKVEVNQRDDGMIQTCVIDSGCGIPLEEQQTIFERFYRGQSSEMKNRGAGLGLAITKSLVELHGGSIWVESSPGEGSRFCVILPVTLSTTPS, from the coding sequence ATGAGCGATTTTAGGCCCCAGCTGCCCCAACCCTCATCCCTTCTCCGAACCGACCCCACTCCAATGCCGAGGGGTTTTCTCTCATTACGAGCAAAATTTTCATTGTTTGTTAGTTTGGTCATTGTCCTTGCCTGCTCCAGTCTCAGTGGATACCTCATCCAACAAGAAGCCGAAGTCATGAAAGGCGCGCTCCTCAAAACCGGAACGATTCTGGTTAAAACACTGAACAAGGTCAGCGTCAATCGACTCATCATTCAAGATACGCACTATCTAGAGACCATGCTGGATGGCGCGTTATCGGCACCGGAAGTTATTTATGCCATTGCACGAGATCAGCACGGCCACGTGCTAGTCGGGAAATCAAAAGGAAAATTGGTCGATACCACAAAGCTGACCCGTGACGAAACGCGGCCCATATTCCCGGATGATTCCCTCACGGAAGGGCTGCTCAGGCCAGCTCCCCAAAATCCCAAAAACGAGCCCCTTGTGACGGTCTTACATACCTCACCACACAATGAAGGACTTCTCCCTGATAGGTCGGCAGAACGAAAGGGAGCAGAAAAATTCCGAATCGGATCAGAAACCATTTATGATTTGGCTCTTCCGGTCTATCGTCAAGAGAGACGTCTGTCGACGATCGACCTACTGGCGTCAGAAACCCTTCAAGACAGTCGCAGGGTTTCCACCAAACCGTCCCCCATCATCGGCATTATCCAAATCGGTATCACCACCACACACATGCAACAATCGCTCAATCAAACGGTGTGGCACATCGGGCTCCTCACCGTGGGAATCATCCTCGTGGGTATTCTTCTCACAATTCTCCTAGCCAATCGCATCGTCACACCCCTTCAGCATTTGGCAGTTGCCTCTAGAAAAATCGCTGAAGGAGATTTGTCTGTGACGGTCACGACAGACACCCAGGATGAAGTGGGACAACTCACCACCAGCATCGATCGGATGGCGCGGGCCCTCCAACAACGTGAAGAAGCCATCTCTCATTATGTTCACACCATCACCAAGCAGGTCACGCAACTCAGTACGTTGCACCAAACCGGAATTGTGATTACTTCGACACTCGATGTCCAAAAACTGTTTTCCACCGTCCTGAAGCTTCTTCGAAAAAATCTGGGATTCCAACGTATGATCCTCGTTCTCCAGAATCCTGGAGGCACGAAAGCCAGGGTCTCCGATGTGTCAGGGGTGCCTCTGGAATTTGAGAAGCGAATCCGACACCTTGAATTTCCCATTTCTCCAGGAAGCATAGATGAAACCCTTTTGCTCCACGGACGTCCGGTCTTGGCATATGATCTGGAGGAAATAGCCCATCAGATGAGCCCTCTCATTCTGCCCATCTGTCGACAAATGGAAGTGATCTCTTTTGTGTGCGCCCCGCTGCTGAGCCATCAACGCGTGCTGGGGTATCTGGGAGCCGATCGGGGCCATCAACGCTGCACGCAGGAAGATCTGGATTTGCTTTTGACCATAGCCAGTCACGTGGCGGTGGCCATCGACAACGCACAAACCTATGAGGAAGTCGAAAAGCTCGCTCAAACGCTTGAAGAACGGGTCAAAGAACGCACGCAAGATTTGCAGTCCGCCAATGAACGTCTTCAGGAATTAGACCGGTTAAAGTCCTCCTTCGTGTCCATTGTCTCACATGAACTTCGCACCCCGATGACCTCTATTAAAGGGTTGGTGGAAAACATGTTGGATGGCCTGGTCGGCGAACTAAATGACCGACAATCATTCTATCTCGAACGGATGAAATACAACATCGAACGACTCACTCGGATGATCAATGATCTCTTGGACCTTTCCCGCATCGAAGCAGGCCGCATGGACTTGCACCGGAGCCCCGTCAACATGGGCAGCCTCGCCAGAGAGGTGGTGGAAACGTTGCAATCTATCGCGCAGGAACGTTCACTCATTCTCGAAGCCCATATTTCCGATCCCATCGGATTCATCCAGGGCGATCGTGATAAACTCGTTCAGATTTTTACCAACCTCATCAACAATGCCCTGAAATTTACAGAACCTCCCGGGACCGTGAAAGTGGAAGTCAACCAGCGGGATGACGGCATGATTCAAACATGCGTCATTGATAGCGGCTGTGGCATTCCTCTCGAGGAACAACAGACGATTTTTGAACGTTTTTACCGGGGGCAATCTTCTGAAATGAAAAATCGGGGAGCTGGGCTCGGCTTGGCTATTACGAAGAGTTTAGTCGAGCTTCACGGCGGATCGATTTGGGTGGAAAGTTCTCCCGGAGAGGGGAGTCGCTTCTGTGTTATCTTGCCCGTAACACTCTCGACCACACCCTCCTAA
- a CDS encoding TIGR04282 family arsenosugar biosynthesis glycosyltransferase gives MTPSGNDPAVRRSRPSHQSQGGRRRSLPPATSAIIVFAKAPVAGQVKTRLCPPLTPDEAASLHGSLVLDILERCQSLKGYDRILAGTPSPHHPFFRAMEARFKIPVWDQIGNDLGTRMASAFKQALGSPYRSVVVIGTDIPGINGPLLITALDSLHDHDVVLGPTMDGGYYLIGLRTHVPELFENIPWSTEQVYALTEQKIKTLGLSLKILPKLRDLDTVEDLHMCIRDSKDRQNQMFSSRTKNVLQELAKRLTNRE, from the coding sequence ATGACACCGTCCGGTAACGACCCAGCTGTACGTCGATCACGTCCATCACACCAGAGTCAGGGTGGGAGACGTCGATCTCTCCCGCCTGCGACGTCGGCGATTATTGTCTTTGCGAAGGCACCGGTTGCCGGTCAAGTCAAAACACGCCTATGTCCGCCTCTCACGCCTGATGAGGCAGCCAGTCTCCACGGCAGTCTCGTCTTAGATATCCTGGAGCGATGCCAATCGCTCAAGGGCTATGATCGCATCCTGGCCGGAACGCCCTCTCCCCATCATCCCTTCTTTCGGGCCATGGAGGCTCGATTCAAAATTCCGGTCTGGGATCAAATAGGGAACGATCTGGGGACTCGCATGGCATCAGCATTCAAACAAGCGCTCGGTTCCCCATATCGTTCGGTTGTGGTGATTGGAACCGACATTCCCGGCATAAATGGTCCGCTTCTTATAACGGCACTAGACAGTCTTCACGATCATGATGTCGTGTTAGGCCCCACCATGGATGGCGGGTATTATTTAATCGGGCTGCGCACTCACGTGCCGGAACTGTTTGAGAATATACCGTGGTCCACGGAGCAGGTATATGCTCTTACAGAGCAGAAGATAAAGACGCTGGGCCTATCGTTAAAAATCCTACCGAAACTTCGTGATCTTGATACGGTGGAGGATCTTCACATGTGTATCCGGGATTCGAAAGATCGGCAGAATCAGATGTTTTCTTCTCGCACCAAAAATGTGTTGCAGGAGTTGGCCAAGCGATTGACCAACCGCGAATAA
- a CDS encoding acyl-CoA thioesterase, which produces MEVRVYYEDTDCGGVVYYANYLKYFERARTHYLDNHGLSVAALIQEGTEFRVIRAELSYRSAATYGDILEVETTVAADRRTSLTFSHVIKDRTSKRLVVEGSATLVAVDTNGRIKRLPPPILKVLGLPLGFTSS; this is translated from the coding sequence ATGGAGGTACGGGTCTATTATGAAGATACAGATTGTGGAGGAGTCGTCTATTACGCCAACTATCTAAAATACTTTGAACGAGCCCGAACGCATTACTTGGATAACCATGGCCTGTCGGTTGCCGCATTAATACAAGAAGGAACTGAATTTCGCGTGATACGCGCTGAACTTTCCTATCGATCAGCCGCCACCTATGGAGACATCCTGGAGGTCGAGACGACGGTCGCGGCCGATCGACGAACGTCTCTCACGTTTTCCCATGTCATCAAAGATCGCACCAGCAAAAGATTGGTCGTGGAAGGATCGGCAACCCTTGTGGCCGTGGATACAAACGGCAGAATCAAACGCCTCCCGCCTCCTATCCTGAAAGTCCTGGGCCTCCCCCTAGGGTTCACTTCCTCCTGA
- a CDS encoding SDR family NAD(P)-dependent oxidoreductase produces the protein MIDRVALITGGARGIGRGIALDLADKGWRVALCYRTSQQEAEEVKRGIEGRGGKALAIQCDVSDPVAATQLVQQVEGAWGKIDTLINGAGPYHRISLFEETVEGWSDMFTNNLHPIFYLAKAVAPGMKARKSGRIISFSMANADKMEAQPHVTAHYIAKAGVLILTRTLAKMLAPDGITVNAISPGFIDSGSAPPGELDGMAKKIPAGYIGQVEDTVQAVRYFLSDEARYVTGANLHVSGGWGI, from the coding sequence ATGATTGACCGTGTGGCGTTGATCACCGGCGGGGCCAGAGGAATTGGACGGGGTATCGCGCTGGACCTGGCGGACAAAGGTTGGAGGGTGGCTCTTTGCTATCGTACCAGTCAGCAGGAAGCTGAGGAAGTCAAACGTGGCATCGAGGGACGGGGTGGAAAGGCGTTGGCCATTCAATGTGATGTCTCCGACCCTGTTGCGGCAACACAGCTTGTTCAGCAGGTGGAAGGTGCCTGGGGAAAGATTGATACGCTCATTAACGGGGCCGGGCCTTACCATCGCATCTCACTGTTTGAGGAAACTGTTGAGGGATGGTCGGACATGTTCACAAATAATCTCCACCCGATTTTTTACCTCGCGAAGGCCGTGGCGCCGGGGATGAAAGCCAGAAAATCTGGCCGCATCATTTCGTTCAGCATGGCCAACGCGGACAAAATGGAAGCCCAACCGCATGTGACCGCCCATTATATAGCTAAAGCCGGCGTGCTCATTCTTACCAGGACCCTGGCGAAAATGTTGGCCCCGGATGGCATCACCGTGAATGCGATTTCACCGGGATTTATCGATTCCGGGAGCGCGCCACCGGGAGAGCTGGATGGTATGGCTAAGAAAATTCCGGCAGGATATATTGGGCAGGTTGAGGATACCGTGCAAGCCGTTCGTTATTTCCTATCTGACGAAGCTCGATACGTGACGGGAGCCAATCTGCACGTGAGCGGTGGCTGGGGAATCTAG
- a CDS encoding response regulator: protein MSTLSTKPRILLVDDDTDILLALSDYLRQEGFEVDSVETGGAALQKSTTSSYDIVLLDVGLPDRDGIEVLNELSQTHPHLPVILLTAFTSLRRTAHPDILEKAFAYLTKPYQRQEVKSAIQRACLARNIAIAGWQSSFAPTHPMATFPSLLQPSSTEASLHDATQHPLNLTAYEQLAEYAQLMQFAFDHVPNGIMVADSDKRLRFANQAACDALGYTQEELKTLRIPDIAPYHDNEKFQQRLESLRKGQPLSYPSIHRTKNGQEFPIEISVYLLNFQGQEFTCAVTRPAVEKSPQA from the coding sequence ATGTCAACCTTGTCCACGAAGCCGCGCATTTTGCTCGTGGATGACGACACCGACATCCTTCTTGCCCTCTCTGACTACCTTCGCCAGGAAGGCTTTGAGGTGGATTCTGTAGAGACCGGAGGGGCCGCCCTCCAAAAAAGTACAACCTCATCGTATGATATCGTGCTGCTCGATGTCGGACTTCCAGATCGGGATGGCATTGAAGTGCTCAACGAACTCTCTCAGACGCATCCACATCTTCCCGTCATCCTGTTGACCGCCTTTACCTCCTTACGACGGACTGCCCATCCGGACATCCTCGAGAAAGCCTTTGCTTATCTCACCAAACCGTACCAACGGCAGGAAGTTAAATCCGCCATTCAACGAGCCTGTTTGGCACGAAACATTGCGATCGCAGGGTGGCAAAGCTCTTTCGCACCTACCCATCCCATGGCTACCTTTCCTTCCCTTCTTCAACCAAGCTCCACCGAGGCTTCCCTTCATGACGCAACGCAACACCCATTGAACCTCACCGCATATGAACAGCTGGCAGAGTATGCTCAACTGATGCAATTCGCTTTTGATCATGTACCCAATGGAATCATGGTAGCGGATTCGGATAAACGCTTACGTTTTGCCAATCAGGCAGCTTGCGACGCCTTAGGTTATACACAGGAAGAACTCAAAACCCTTCGTATTCCCGACATCGCCCCCTACCATGACAATGAAAAATTCCAACAACGCCTGGAAAGCTTGCGGAAGGGTCAACCTTTATCCTACCCATCGATCCACCGCACCAAAAATGGCCAGGAGTTCCCTATTGAGATTTCAGTGTACCTACTCAATTTTCAAGGCCAGGAATTTACCTGCGCGGTGACCCGTCCTGCAGTGGAGAAATCACCGCAGGCCTAA
- a CDS encoding D-sedoheptulose-7-phosphate isomerase: MNIDAVIQAFETSADVKNEFIRTHAERVVEIGQLLIRAFREGRKVLLFGNGGSATDASHLAAEFVGRYRRDRDPLPALALACDMAAITCIANDYDYTDIFSRQIKAHGRKGDVAIAISTSGNSLNVIRGVEAATDSGLVTIAWTGATGGKVGDLVDYCFRVPSSVTARIQECHITLGHVLCEFIEERLFGDQG; the protein is encoded by the coding sequence ATGAATATTGATGCGGTTATTCAAGCCTTTGAAACCAGTGCCGATGTCAAAAATGAATTTATCCGGACCCACGCGGAACGTGTCGTTGAAATTGGTCAATTGCTGATCCGTGCATTTCGTGAAGGCCGAAAGGTCTTGCTCTTTGGGAATGGTGGGAGTGCGACGGATGCCTCGCATCTTGCCGCGGAGTTTGTTGGCCGGTATCGACGCGATCGAGATCCCCTTCCTGCCCTGGCATTGGCCTGTGATATGGCTGCCATTACCTGTATTGCGAATGATTATGACTATACAGATATTTTCTCACGGCAAATAAAAGCGCATGGCCGCAAAGGGGATGTGGCTATTGCCATTAGCACCAGCGGAAACTCCCTAAACGTGATCCGTGGTGTGGAAGCGGCCACGGACAGTGGCCTTGTCACTATAGCCTGGACAGGCGCCACCGGGGGTAAAGTAGGAGATCTCGTCGATTATTGTTTTCGAGTCCCTTCTTCGGTGACGGCACGTATTCAAGAATGTCATATTACGCTGGGTCACGTGTTGTGCGAATTTATTGAAGAGCGTCTTTTTGGTGATCAGGGCTAA
- the lipB gene encoding lipoyl(octanoyl) transferase LipB, with amino-acid sequence MAFADSRQPGMVLTFPRLLYAEALELQQSLVTQRLEDRRPDTLVLTEHEPVITLGRTTKSEHWEPRWTELQHMGVHLHQTGRGGSVTYHGPGQIIGYPILRLRNFCPGPKIYVQQLEEVLIRTLAEWGIAGCRHESFRGVWVNTSARCMEKIASIGVRISRGVTMHGFALNVNVDLQPFTLLTPCGIDHCVMTSMEKLLNKLVDGAHVREQVATHFSDLFGIEWTEKKLESSQT; translated from the coding sequence ATGGCTTTTGCCGATTCTCGACAACCGGGAATGGTGCTGACGTTTCCGCGGCTACTCTATGCGGAAGCCTTGGAACTTCAACAGTCTCTGGTCACCCAACGTCTTGAGGACCGTCGGCCCGACACATTGGTCTTGACCGAACACGAACCTGTCATCACATTGGGACGAACAACCAAGTCTGAACATTGGGAGCCTCGCTGGACCGAACTGCAGCACATGGGGGTCCACCTTCATCAGACCGGGCGAGGCGGATCCGTGACCTATCATGGCCCCGGACAGATAATTGGATATCCTATTTTACGACTTCGCAATTTCTGTCCCGGTCCCAAAATCTATGTCCAGCAATTAGAGGAGGTCCTAATTCGCACATTAGCGGAATGGGGGATTGCCGGATGTCGTCACGAATCGTTTCGGGGAGTGTGGGTGAACACATCCGCCCGGTGCATGGAAAAAATTGCCTCCATCGGCGTACGGATTTCCCGTGGAGTGACCATGCACGGATTTGCCTTAAACGTGAACGTCGATCTCCAACCGTTTACGTTGCTGACACCATGTGGCATTGACCATTGCGTGATGACATCAATGGAGAAACTACTTAACAAACTGGTAGATGGTGCACATGTACGAGAACAAGTGGCAACTCATTTTTCGGATCTTTTCGGAATAGAATGGACCGAGAAAAAATTGGAATCATCACAGACCTAA
- a CDS encoding ABC transporter substrate-binding protein: protein MIVCVGIFLDLSTITSAQEVAILKSADINAYSEAISAFTSALPSSIQIIREYDLHGDMAKGRQLARRIGASNVKVVLAVGLKAALAAKLEIPDIPVIFCLVLDPEQYDLPGTNMVGLSLKVPFRQPLQSLRALAPKVSRIGVLFDPQKTDEMYRQLLHDVNALGIKILSEEIHQEQEVAPALNALKDHIDALWLLPDSTVLTESTLDFLISTTLEANIPVVGFSSALVHSGAVVGAYVRYADIGTQAARLTQQLAKQTSSSVLGTIIPPERVHQSINQKSAKYLGLSLTPDVLRHFDERF, encoded by the coding sequence ATGATCGTATGTGTGGGAATTTTCCTCGACCTATCCACAATCACCTCTGCGCAGGAAGTCGCTATCCTGAAGTCGGCAGATATCAACGCCTATTCTGAGGCCATTTCCGCATTTACATCGGCTCTCCCTTCCTCTATTCAGATTATCAGGGAATATGACCTCCATGGGGACATGGCAAAAGGCCGCCAGCTAGCTCGGCGCATTGGGGCATCCAATGTGAAGGTTGTGCTGGCCGTGGGATTAAAAGCGGCTCTTGCTGCCAAACTCGAAATTCCGGATATTCCCGTCATATTTTGTTTGGTTCTTGATCCGGAACAATATGATTTGCCGGGCACTAATATGGTCGGTCTCTCTCTGAAGGTCCCGTTTCGCCAACCGCTACAATCTTTGCGCGCTTTGGCACCCAAGGTTTCACGCATCGGAGTACTTTTCGATCCGCAAAAAACAGACGAGATGTATAGACAACTTCTCCATGACGTTAACGCATTGGGGATCAAAATCCTCTCCGAAGAAATACATCAAGAACAAGAGGTCGCTCCCGCACTCAATGCCCTCAAAGATCACATCGACGCCTTATGGCTTTTACCCGACAGTACCGTTCTCACCGAAAGCACGCTGGACTTTTTGATAAGCACGACCTTAGAAGCCAATATTCCCGTCGTAGGTTTTTCTTCCGCGTTAGTGCATAGCGGCGCTGTTGTCGGTGCGTATGTCCGTTATGCGGACATCGGCACCCAAGCTGCTCGGCTTACTCAACAGTTAGCCAAACAAACGTCTTCATCTGTGTTGGGAACAATTATTCCTCCTGAACGCGTCCATCAATCCATCAACCAGAAGTCCGCCAAGTATTTGGGCCTGTCTCTGACCCCGGACGTCCTGAGGCACTTTGATGAGCGATTTTAG